Genomic DNA from Etheostoma cragini isolate CJK2018 chromosome 7, CSU_Ecrag_1.0, whole genome shotgun sequence:
tagcagatgaacatggcatcagagaacgtgtagcgggaccatggcaacagctgctaccaggattttggagcctctctgatccgagggaacagTTATATAGGTATAGCTATTAAATAGCTGCTCTCAagactcaggactgtgcaccaggtccccccccacccccccccttttctctgcactacctatactttatacttttatatttcgtgttgacactgtaaaggtgtTGCTTCAGTCTCATTGCACATGCACTGCACTTGTGTattatgacaataaaggctttctattctatccTATAAGTTTGTTATGaacttcttccttctcctttttaaacatggacatttttgtttttaatgacttagaaaatcattttggaagattgtgctgagaagtacaCATGACCTtattaatctgtcattttaattatgaatactgtatgtatgcatgaacATATGTATACTAGACTGTAAACTTTTTATTATAATgatttacatgttcaaatatactactactatactatactataaaatGACCCAAATACAGACATGAATATGATgcatcatgtttatttttggtaGTTTCTGaacttcttccttctcctttttgaacatgggaatttttggtttgaatgactttcaatcattttggaagattgtgctgagaagtacTTCTTTATCTCTCATATTaattgtgtatactgtatgtatgcatgtatgtatatactgtaaactttttattttaatgttttacatgttcaaataaactcctactatactatactataaaatGACCCAAATATATGCATGGATATAATGCATGGTGTTTATATTTGGATGGTTTTCTATCCAGTTCGGGGTTTTTAGTTCAGTTGAAGagtgatttctctctctccaccctgCAGGTTAGACTCTCTTCGGGTCTTcctaaaacaaagacaaacctTTGTTGATTGGTGTTAGTGTGACTTACAGCCTCGGGTTGGATCCAGGCCTCCAGAGATggactgatgatgatgatgatgatgacgatgctGCCCCTCTTACACCTCCTCTGTGTGGGCGTTGTTGAAAACTCCTGAAgcggggaggggaggggaggggagggggggggcggTGGGCTCGTTTCCGCACCATGTCCCCTCCCATTGGTCCCTCAGTGGAAGCGGCTCTGATGCGTCGCGGTGACACAGCCGGGTCCGcgaagataaaaagaaaagacgaCGAGACGCGCAGGAGAAACTGAAGTACTGGAGGACGGATATCTGATCTGTAGATGCGTCTCTGCGAGTCCTTAACACGGCTGGAAGTCTCTGTCCATCTCCTGAGGTACACACACTCAACACTCTACACTTCACTGTCTTTCTGCTTGAGTTAAGTTAAGACCGCCTTCTCGTGTTTCTCTGCTTGGCGTTAGATAAGACGATCTCGCCGGTGCGTAATTACGCACAGCGCGCAGGTCCGCATGTGCAATAACAAAGGCTGTTTAGATGAGTTATTGTAAAAAACTGACTtcattaacaatgtttttaaggGTTTTAAAAGATTTGCATTCGAAGAGGTGAATTTGTTCCATGAATTTCTGACTCTGAGGTGCTCTGATCTCATCCAGACTCACCGGCGCTGcctgtgttttggtgtgtttttgtttgtgtgtgtgtgtgtgtgtgtgtgtgtgtgtgtgttacagggATCTGGTGAAGAATGGAGTGGTATGTCCTGGTGCTGATGCTGAGCTTGCCTTCCTCCCTCCGCGCAGATTGCTCTTCCCAGTGTGAGAAATGCGTGCAGCAGATCCTCAGCCCCGACGCCCCGTTCAGCAGCCTGGTAACGATCAGACAACTTACTGAAAACTCGTTTCTCAGAGAGAAAGGTGGagaacagctgctgctgctgtttggagAATGCATTGGACCGGgttgtttctctgtttcatgttaaaatgaGGCAGCGGGAATTGGTCTCAGTTGGACTTCTTTTAGCCAACCTTGGTGGGTGATCCGAATAATCCAAAATACTGGAATTTAAAAATTTCCATACGCATTAATTTGTCTCTAAAACAGAACTTAATTGACTGTTCGATGATTTTAATTTCCTAAATCCTAAAGTTAAAGATACCAAACGCCTAAGGGTTAATAACATGTCACATATTATATCATAATCTTACATACCATGTATTAACATGTATGCCTTTGCCTAAATGAGGCACGATAGTCTCTAGAATCCGCGATGCGTAAACCTGTGACAGCTTTCACTCATACCTGCACACCAATAACGATTTGGAGAGGACGATTGTGTGGTGCAAGCACTTTTTATTAAGAATAAAAAGGTACTAACGGGGAATATAAGGATGAaatggagagagggggggggggggttcagatAGGCTAGTTTGTCCTAGTTGCTCAAACTGACGCCAACGCTTTAAtctaaggttaaaaaaagaataaaaaaacatagaaattcAAATTTTCCAAACGCATAAAGATACCAAACGTGTCAGAGTAGATGTTGAGTAAATGATGAGATAAATGAGGCACTATAGGAGACATCTAGATTAGGATAAGTGATGCGTAAAACCATGACATTTTAGAATTGAATATTTTTCTTATGCATACAAATAAAGCTTTGGACCGACATGATCTTATCATTTTAGGTCTTTTCGCTTTAAAACAGGCACTTAAGGCAAAATATAAAGAGAGAAATTGGGTCTAATTTGCCTAAACTAACGCAAAAACCCTTAGTCCAAGGTTATGGCTGATTTCTAGGTCCTTAGACATGTGTTCAGGGACCAAAAAAGGTGTAACACTGACTTTTAGACGGCCTACTATCACGGGTTAAATTAGCACCATTTACCAGCCAGATGCTGGTAGgtttgcttcactcaccagccccAAAAAAGCCAATCTGTTAAGTGGCtgcaaaatgtaaacatcacCAGCCGTTTGGAGCCTGCCTTCCCTCTGGGTTGACACATGTTctggttccccccccccccccccccccccccccccccccccccccttctctgtccctgtgtgtccctCAGTCGTGCAGTGCGGAGTGCGCGGGGCAGCTGCGGGGCTGCGGGCGCGAGGCTCCGGGGCTGGCGGACCTCAGCCAGGATGGAGCCGCCGCGGAGGAGGCCAGCCAGCAGGCCGATCTGGTCAAACGCTACGGCGGTTTCATCAAGAGGATCGACCGGAACAAGAACAAAATCTTCGCCTCTCCGTGGCGCGACAATTACATAATGAAGCCCGGAGCGCTGCCCGAGAAATACGAGGACTTGTGGAAGACGCTGGGGGAGCGGGACGTGGACGTGGACTCGGACGTGGACGCGCCGCGGGACGCGGACGACGCCGCGGAGGACGGCGCGCTTCACAGTTACGCTAAACGGTACGGCGGCTTTTTACGCAAATTCGGCCCCAAGTCGAAGAGGAGTAGCTCCGCGGAGCAGGAGAGCCAGGAGCCCGAGGAGCTGCACAAGCGCTACGGGGGCTTCCTGAGGAGGATCCGACCGAAGCTGAACAACCTGAAGTGGGACAAGCGGTACGGAGGCTTCCTGCGCCGCAACTTCCAAACCTCAGAGCGCTCAGCCGAGGAGCCATATTACTCCTATGATGAGGAGCTGAGCCTATAGATGAACCGTGCGGGGGGGGGATTATAAAAACTATGAAGAACTTGTGCAGGTTGACTTGAAAAAGCCACCATTTAACCCAGAACGTATCATATGCCTGCCTATATTGCTTATTACAGCTtactttgttgcctttttgtgtAACAACTCTCATCTCTGTGTTCTATTGGCATCGTTTGTCACTCAACCAATCTATCAATAAATTATgcttgttttaataaaacaatgaataaaaatcACTTTCGTGTATGCCCAGCAAGTTAAAAGGCAATCTTGACTGATTTCAGCCTCGGCGCGTTCAGTCCGATCGCCGTCgcaccaaactccatttaaaattcgggcaatttttttgtttttattaattaatagaCTCATAATTGCTCTGctatttctttaataaaaatatcaacAGGCGCTTTAAAATTCGGCAAAGACCTTAATCATACACACAGAGTTAAACAGATTTTAAACTCGAATCAAAATTGatataaaatctaattttataCTTTGAGTAAAGGTAAACATTAAGGTGACATGTTTGGTTAAGGAGCCTATATTGTGCTTGTAtattgaaacaataaaataaaaaccacttTCCTGTATGCCCGAGTTAAAAGTCCACCTACTTGACTGATTTCAGCCACAGTGCGTTCCGTTCGTACCAAACTCCATTCATAAATCGGgcaattttatattttcttactTATCGACAGACTCGTGGACATGGATGTCTATGTATTCAAATAAAGATCAAGATGACAAGGCACGCTCTCAAATCCGGCATACACTGAGTTatagacatgtttctgtttacatttgaaaatttAATCCTAAATCTGGTTAAAATTTGAATGCATCCTATGAGTAAAGGTATAACATGAAGGGGACATTTTAGTGAAATAATGAGAAACATGGTGGGATATCTTTGAGCCGAATTCATCCTGAAAAGGTCTCATAACTGACAAATAGACCTGCGTTTCTTTCTGATGTGAGTCtatgtgattttctttcttttaacttaaaacactttaaaacgaTAGAAGTTTTGAATGGATCGATTCATTTCACCGGAACTGAGGCGTTCATGGGTTCGAGCTAAAGTCCGTCAAATTACACTAAGTgatgtaaacaaatacaaagttcAAACACGAGTAGGCCAGCGTTTCATCAGTCGGATATGGTATCGGATATTCACGTTTTGTCTAAAGGTGTTTCTGTATAGATATGTCCGGAAATACCAAAATAAAGGTCTTTTTTAGTTGGCGTCCATCATTTAATGTCGTTCTACTGCGATTATTAGACAATTAGTTGACAGATTCCCTAATTGTCCCTGATCCCAAACTATAAAATGAAGAAGTaggttcatttttaaatttttttaggACATCAAGACAACAGAAGCTGAAAGCTGAGGCACCTGAAGACGCCGGAAGAAGTCGGAGGGACTGAACAGTGAGGTTGTTGCGCCATCTTGTGGCCGAAAGACAAAAGTGTTGCATAGGCGTTGATTTCAGGggagggccccccccccccatttttaGAAGAGGTAGATGGACCCAGGGGTGTAGGGGTGTAGTGTAATGTATCTAATGTAGCGggtaaataatatattatatattgggtcgggaaccagagggtcgtcggttcaagtccccgtacggaccaaagtacggagtgtggatcggtagctggagagacgcgagttcaccttctgggcactgccaggtgccgtACCTCGTCccgtaatttccccactggggatcaataaactgtataaattaattatgtttttggggtttttgaGCATCGACGACTTCATTTCCTGAATTCAGATCCACTTTCATGCACCAGTTTACGGTGAAAACACCTTTATTTAggctgaagaaaaagaaaaatagacgattcaaaaaatatcaaacatatgtgttgttgtgtgtgattgggcatttttaagtgggtgCATGGAGCTTTCTTAGTGAGTATGATGCTAATAATACGGgatggaccccccccccccccctttaaaaaatatgaaagataCTACACGCACCAAAACCGTTCAGTTGGATCAAAACATGTTCATATCCTTCTTAGGGCTGCGTTTGTTTCCACCCCAAAAGTTGAATCTGTCTTAACTTTACTACAGCAtcgaaacaaaaaacaaatattcaaatcccAAAATAGAGAATTGGACCCCTTACCCAACAAACGGatatctatacatctatatatatatatatatatatatatatatatatatatgtatgtgtgtgtgtgtgtgtgtgtgtgtgtgtgtgtttatttttaaagaacattatAAATTACATCGTAACAACTGAATTGCTCCCTCCCAGGTTTTGGGCTGAGCCCCAAATCTTCACAAAATCGAACTATTTAGCTAACTCCTTGTGATGAAGACATCCGGAAAAGGTTAGTAAATATAAGACATTGGTCTTTGacgagagggtgtgtgtgtgtgtgtgtatgtgtgtgtgtgtgtgtgtgtgtgtgtgtgtgtgtgtgaacaactCCAAAAAGCACTCGTCTTAAGGCAAAAAGTAAAGTAcctttaacccctgtgttgtcctcctgggtccaAAAGATTAACTCTTTTTCAACTCCTCATCTccttttatcaacatttgacatttgatacgctttatttgtgtttttttaattcactaccaccaccttactaccactattTTTACACTAAATTCAGAACCCAGGGTCAATCACCCTCTTTTGTCTAGCTTTATACCTAATATTGGggctaataaagcagaaattatgaacttttttgactaatagttaagatcagagaaacATATGTAGAGTGGATGAGTTTGGGCGTGATTCTCATTTAAATTTAcaaccaaaattcaatgaaagtgattaattacatttgcaaacagcgttgcatggaatccatcCTTGTTTTtctggtaatttggttaaaaagaatatttctgATGTTGttaaaaagggtcaaatttgacaggAGGGCTAATGCATCTGGCACATTCTTGATagaatcaaatcaaaaacaacaacaaaaaaactaaaactttgaCGCATTTCAGCGCCGGGAAGAAGTTGTTGAGATTGAGGtgagaaacagacaaaa
This window encodes:
- the pdyn gene encoding proenkephalin-B, with protein sequence MEWYVLVLMLSLPSSLRADCSSQCEKCVQQILSPDAPFSSLSCSAECAGQLRGCGREAPGLADLSQDGAAAEEASQQADLVKRYGGFIKRIDRNKNKIFASPWRDNYIMKPGALPEKYEDLWKTLGERDVDVDSDVDAPRDADDAAEDGALHSYAKRYGGFLRKFGPKSKRSSSAEQESQEPEELHKRYGGFLRRIRPKLNNLKWDKRYGGFLRRNFQTSERSAEEPYYSYDEELSL